Sequence from the Synergistaceae bacterium genome:
GCTGATCCAGAGCTTGGAGTCTGCGGGTTCGACGGCTATGGCTAGCCAGTCATCTTCTGCGAGTGCGGCAATGCTGTTCTCGGGCATCAGCTTGCGGTTTCCGAGAAGTCCGCTTAAGCTGGTGAAAGCACTTCCGACTACCTGGCTCAAGCCTTCCTGCGCGGCGTTCCAGTGCAGATCGCTGGGTTCTGGGAGCGGAGAGCCTCCTCCTCCCATCATGAGATCTGCGAGGGTCAGTGCACCGTTAGGCTCAACAACGAGCGATAACGGTTTGTCGTCGAAGCCACCGAACGTGCTCGAGAAGATGAAGGGAAGTTCCTTAAACTTGGCCGTGAAGTCCGTCTGCGTCATGATTTCCGGCGCGCTAATGCTGGTGGTTACGTTTTTTCCGGCAAGCATGTTGATGACGCTGTTCTCGGAGTTGGCGAAAACGTCGGCAACTTTGGCGAGCTGTTCGGAGTCTGCGTCAGAAATATCGTCCATATCTCCGAGCCCTTCGCCTCCGCCGGACAGCAGGGCGTTGATTTCGTCGGGACTCAATAAGTCATCAGGCATGTGGTTATTGGTCTCCTTTCTCTGGTATTATGACAGGCATCTCTTGCGACAGTACCTGCGTGATCTCTACTGCGTTGTTGCCGTTGAGCGTTCCGGGACGTGCCTTGAAGCGTATCTGGTTGCCCACACGTACATCTATCTGCGCGTCCTTGCGTTCGTCGAGGCGTATAACATCGCCGGGCTGGAGAGCATAAACGTCCGCGAGCGACAGCACCGTGTGTCCGAGCTCCATAGCCATCGGCATCTTCACCTGCATAACGGAATTGTTCAGCCAGTTTCTGACCTCATCGTCGGCCTTGTGGCTCGTTGACGCAAACCACTGCTGGGACGACAGCCTGTCCATTATCGGCTCCATCAGGAAATACGGGAAGCACAAGCTCACCATTCCTTCAACGTCAGAAACTCTCAGCTTCATTATGACGACGAGAACCATATCACTCGGCGAACATATCTGCACAAAGAACGGATTGCTCTCCATCGATTCGAACCTGAAGCGAACGTCAACAACCGTGCTCCAGCTGTCCTCGAGGAGCTCAAGGATGCGCATTATCACCCTCTCGATGACTGTCTTCTCGATGTCGGTGAGTTCGCGGACATTGCCGGTGAAAGTTCCTCTGCCGCCCAGCATTCTGTCTATTATCGTGAAGACTAATGCGGGGTTGATCTCGATGAGCATACTTCCTTCAAACGGGTGCATCTCAATCATTCCGATGACTGTCGGCTGAACCATGTAGTTCACGAACTCTTCATAGGCGAGCTGTTCGACGGAAGCGACTTCAGCGGACACGATGGAGCGTATCAGCGTGGACAGAACGGTGGTCATCTGGCGCGCGAAGGACTCGTGAATCATCTGTATTGCGCGGAGCTGATCCTTGCTGAACTTGTCGGGACGCTTGAAGTCGTAGACCTTGAGCTTGTCGTACTCGTCGGCCTTAGCGGCAATCTCGTCGATGCTTGTGCCGCTGGAGATCGACTTCATGAGTGCGTCGATGGCATCTTGTGATAGTACGTCCGGCATCTCTCACCTATTGCAGTATCATGCTCTCAAAGAGTACGTTGACTATCGGAGCTTCGCCGCCCACGTCAGGAAGCATTCTGTTCAGCGAACGCTTGATGTCCCCCGCGAACTGCAATGCTCCTTCTGCGCTGGTCAGGTCGTCGTAAACTCTGTCCTTGATGAGCATGAATATTTCGCTGCGGATTCTGTTCATCCAGCCTGGTGTCTGCACGAGCGCGGAAGCTCCTTCCTTCTCGACGAGCTCGAGGGACAGTGTGCAGTCGAGAACGTGCCGTCCTGCTCCGGCCAAGTTGCTGGTGAACTGTCCGATTGAGACGATAGGGCCGGGATTCTGGATTACGCGCCCCGCACCGATCTCGTTTTCGGTGTCTTTGGGAGCCATTGTGCGGCCAAGTATCAGGCCTCCTCCGAAACCTGCTCCGAACATTACGAGTCCTACTATTGCGAAAATCAGTATGCGCTTCATTTATGTATGTCTGTCCTCCTAAAAGATCTGCGGTATTCCTGCTTCCCTGTCGAGCGGTATATCTATAGGCTTAACAATAAGTTCTTCCTGCGGGATTTCTTCGCCGTCCTCGTAGTAAGCGAGAGCCATTTCATGAGCAGCATCCTTCAGCATCTCTTCGCAGTCGTCAATATCCTTGCCCGATGTAATAACGTTCGGCCACTCCAGAAGCTGTCCCATATATCCGAAGCCTTCCTCCAGCTTCGTGTAACATGCTGTGAATTTCATCCTCTCTCTCCTCCTTAACGTTTCGGGTACTGCGACAAGAACACTATCTCCACGCGCCGGTTCAGTGCCCTGTGCTGTGTCGTGTCGTTGGGCACAATCGGCTGTGCTGAGCTGAACCCTACAGCCTGCAGCTTCGTCGGGTCAAACCTCCCCGCACTCTCCATGTACGACGCAACCGCCGCCGCCCGCATCGAGCTCAGCCCCCAGTTGTCGCGGTAAATTCCTCCGTTCAGCACTCCCGCATCAGTGTGCCCCTCGACAGACGCAAACGGCACGTAATCCCTCACGAGCTCAGAGATCTTGTAGAGTGCTCGCATCCCCTCAGGCCGGAGGTCAGCGCGGCCGGGCTGGAACAGGAACTGGTCGCTTATCGACACAGCCACTCCGCGCTGGTTTATCGACACCTGAATATCACGCGTGAGATTCTCCGACCTCAAGTAACTGTTCAGAGTGTACGCAACATGCCGCGTGTCCAGCTCTACGCGCTCACTCGCACCGGGACTCGTGCCCATCTCTCCGCTCTTGTTCGGGTCAGCAGATTCTTCTGTGGTTACCCCGCCCTTCAGCACTCCCAGAGATCCCCTCAATGACAACAATGCCTTCTGGAACTTCTGCGCGTCTATCGAGGA
This genomic interval carries:
- the fliM gene encoding flagellar motor switch protein FliM; the protein is MPDVLSQDAIDALMKSISSGTSIDEIAAKADEYDKLKVYDFKRPDKFSKDQLRAIQMIHESFARQMTTVLSTLIRSIVSAEVASVEQLAYEEFVNYMVQPTVIGMIEMHPFEGSMLIEINPALVFTIIDRMLGGRGTFTGNVRELTDIEKTVIERVIMRILELLEDSWSTVVDVRFRFESMESNPFFVQICSPSDMVLVVIMKLRVSDVEGMVSLCFPYFLMEPIMDRLSSQQWFASTSHKADDEVRNWLNNSVMQVKMPMAMELGHTVLSLADVYALQPGDVIRLDERKDAQIDVRVGNQIRFKARPGTLNGNNAVEITQVLSQEMPVIIPEKGDQ
- the fliN gene encoding flagellar motor switch protein FliN, producing the protein MPDDLLSPDEINALLSGGGEGLGDMDDISDADSEQLAKVADVFANSENSVINMLAGKNVTTSISAPEIMTQTDFTAKFKELPFIFSSTFGGFDDKPLSLVVEPNGALTLADLMMGGGGSPLPEPSDLHWNAAQEGLSQVVGSAFTSLSGLLGNRKLMPENSIAALAEDDWLAIAVEPADSKLWISPVNVSIDGLAPFNIWTCLALNDALDISNVMRGGGRPPEPQQASSPMGGGGIMGGRQNTGPAVDVRPAAFQPLGGGSTGGVPSPIDLIADIPVRVTVELGKARKSVSEILALTAGAVVELDKMAGEPVDILVNGKLIAHGEVVVIDENFGVRITDIIPGGAARAAS
- a CDS encoding flagellar basal body-associated FliL family protein, coding for MKRILIFAIVGLVMFGAGFGGGLILGRTMAPKDTENEIGAGRVIQNPGPIVSIGQFTSNLAGAGRHVLDCTLSLELVEKEGASALVQTPGWMNRIRSEIFMLIKDRVYDDLTSAEGALQFAGDIKRSLNRMLPDVGGEAPIVNVLFESMILQ
- a CDS encoding type II toxin-antitoxin system HicB family antitoxin, whose protein sequence is MKFTACYTKLEEGFGYMGQLLEWPNVITSGKDIDDCEEMLKDAAHEMALAYYEDGEEIPQEELIVKPIDIPLDREAGIPQIF
- a CDS encoding flagellar motor protein MotB — protein: MARQKKPEEPGLSAPFYMGTYGDMVTLILCFFILLFAMSSIDAQKFQKALLSLRGSLGVLKGGVTTEESADPNKSGEMGTSPGASERVELDTRHVAYTLNSYLRSENLTRDIQVSINQRGVAVSISDQFLFQPGRADLRPEGMRALYKISELVRDYVPFASVEGHTDAGVLNGGIYRDNWGLSSMRAAAVASYMESAGRFDPTKLQAVGFSSAQPIVPNDTTQHRALNRRVEIVFLSQYPKR